In Candidatus Nezhaarchaeota archaeon, the following proteins share a genomic window:
- a CDS encoding PH domain-containing protein, with product MGAWLRVTLKDRLYAASPRGLKLLGALCFSSAGFLFLLNVLLAHYGYMEALPPLALISPFALMGLMFAGMWLFMAAWASSSFERKVARYVSKEELARIESEVEAELHSLKGKGAEVARRVMVKRRVEELYRKRVEEEFLEALKRRFKFKAGESILSVASGQWSGSTIFLLTLPLIIIASVVLGGWLSWLFIAVLMLMAIYFSSLTQSVLYVATNRRLIKRTLSSSLLRRSERGEELRWSAIKQVSVSRGRRSLKIRLKGEGEILDVDGLRPSSAEQLLKIVEAQVAAAKSERALRS from the coding sequence TTGGGGGCCTGGTTGAGGGTCACGCTCAAAGATAGGCTCTACGCTGCGTCCCCTAGAGGCCTTAAGCTTCTAGGAGCCCTCTGCTTCTCATCCGCAGGCTTCTTATTCCTGCTAAACGTGCTCCTGGCTCACTATGGCTACATGGAGGCGCTCCCGCCGCTGGCGCTCATCTCCCCCTTCGCCCTCATGGGCCTAATGTTCGCCGGGATGTGGCTGTTCATGGCGGCCTGGGCCTCCTCCTCCTTTGAGCGCAAGGTAGCTAGGTACGTGTCGAAGGAGGAGCTTGCCCGCATAGAGAGCGAGGTCGAGGCCGAGCTCCACTCCCTCAAGGGGAAGGGTGCGGAGGTCGCGAGGAGGGTGATGGTTAAGCGGAGGGTAGAGGAGCTTTATCGGAAGCGGGTGGAGGAGGAGTTCCTAGAGGCCTTGAAGCGCAGGTTTAAGTTTAAGGCGGGAGAGTCTATTCTATCGGTAGCCAGCGGCCAGTGGTCTGGCTCGACGATCTTCCTCCTCACCCTACCGCTAATCATAATCGCCTCAGTGGTCTTGGGGGGCTGGCTTAGCTGGCTCTTCATAGCGGTCCTCATGCTCATGGCCATATACTTCTCCTCGCTGACTCAGTCTGTGCTCTACGTAGCCACTAATAGGAGGTTGATTAAGCGCACCCTATCCTCCTCCCTCCTCAGGCGGAGTGAGAGGGGCGAGGAGCTTCGGTGGAGCGCTATTAAGCAGGTTAGCGTGAGCCGTGGTAGGAGGAGCTTAAAGATTAGGCTTAAGGGGGAGGGGGAGATACTAGACGTGGACGGGCTTAGGCCCTCGAGCGCAGAGCAGCTCCTAAAAATAGTGGAGGCTCAAGTCGCAGCTGCTAAGAGCGAGAGGGCGCTAAGAAGCTGA
- a CDS encoding cysteine hydrolase — MKPAVLVIDMLNDFVEGSLKLPGAEGLVPNIKKLLEAARQRGVPIVYVCDAHLEKVDRQLELWGPHALRGTWGAKVVSGLEPLKGDFVVEKRRYSGFYETGLDLLLRELGVDTLILTGVATEVCVQHTAADAYYRGYRLVVVEDCVKGVSEEAHRAGLEAMKRLYGAKVVKLSEALSFLAPSRS; from the coding sequence ATGAAGCCGGCGGTGCTAGTCATAGACATGCTGAACGACTTCGTCGAGGGCTCCCTAAAGCTACCGGGCGCTGAGGGGCTCGTACCCAACATTAAGAAGCTCCTAGAAGCAGCTAGGCAACGGGGGGTGCCGATAGTCTACGTATGCGACGCTCACTTAGAAAAAGTGGATAGGCAGCTAGAGCTCTGGGGGCCCCACGCCCTAAGGGGGACGTGGGGGGCCAAGGTGGTGAGCGGGCTAGAGCCCCTCAAGGGGGACTTCGTCGTCGAGAAGCGTAGGTACAGCGGCTTCTACGAGACAGGCCTAGACCTACTCCTAAGGGAGCTGGGTGTCGACACGCTAATCCTCACTGGCGTAGCGACTGAGGTCTGCGTCCAGCACACCGCTGCCGATGCTTACTATAGGGGCTACAGGCTAGTGGTCGTAGAGGACTGCGTTAAGGGGGTCAGCGAGGAGGCTCATAGGGCGGGGCTGGAGGCTATGAAGAGGCTCTACGGAGCTAAGGTAGTTAAGCTAAGCGAAGCCCTCAGCTTCTTAGCGCCCTCTCGCTCTTAG
- a CDS encoding 30S ribosomal protein S27ae yields MATRYRLYEFDYEEGTIRLKNRPCPRCGKLMARHSDRWACGSCYYTIFERVKGK; encoded by the coding sequence TTGGCGACTAGGTATAGGCTCTACGAGTTTGACTACGAGGAGGGGACGATAAGGCTGAAGAACCGGCCGTGCCCTAGGTGCGGGAAGCTGATGGCTAGGCATAGCGATAGGTGGGCCTGTGGCAGCTGCTACTACACAATATTCGAGAGGGTTAAGGGGAAGTGA